In Zingiber officinale cultivar Zhangliang chromosome 1A, Zo_v1.1, whole genome shotgun sequence, a genomic segment contains:
- the LOC122023793 gene encoding oxysterol-binding protein-related protein 2A-like isoform X2 yields MHAEGLREDVIRDCEHIMLSELSEYHRRVKLQYEEHLKFLATVEQHLVYTNTEDEETNRGGHLQLLKTEFSCSGHEKYSEYSTTESSDDVEKQETDDISDDDEPIFFDTDEGFSDKSGSDSCATLTRVRSKNGIGEIIHSKEKDCCQDVVSYPERRKKLPEPIEEEKSVGLWSLIKDNVGKDLTRVCLPVYFNEPLSSLQKCFEELEYSHLLDEAYEYGQKGNSLMRVLKVASFAVSAYASSIGRICKPFNPLLGETYEAEFPEKGIRFMSEKVSHHPMLIACHCEGKGWKFWGDSNLTSKFWGQSIQLDPVGILTLEFDDGEIFQWSKVTSTIYNLIFGKLYCEHHGMMNIRGNRMFSSQLRFKEKSLLDRNPRQVVGFVEDANKTKVASLTGKWDDRMYYCKGTDVSNKAAIPTEDAYLLWKRSDPPANPTRYNLTSFAITLNELTSGLQEKLPPTDSRLRPDQRHLENGEYEKANAEKLRLEQRQRMARKMQETGWKPRWFRREGEDGTYRYVGGYWEAREQKKWHECPNIFGEF; encoded by the exons ATGCACGCTGAGGGACTTAGGGAGGATGTGATAAGAGACTGTGAACATATTATGCTGTCAGAGCTCTCAGAATATCATAGACGAGTAAAGCTTCAGTATGAAGAACACCTAAAGTTTCTTGCTACTGTTGAGCAACATCTAGTA TACACTAACACTGAAGATGAAGAAACAAATCGTGGTGGTCATTTGCAGCTATTGAAAACTGAATTTTCTTGTTCTGGACACGAAAAGTATAGTG AATATAGCACAACGGAATCATCAGATGATGTAGAAAAGCAAGAAACTGATGACATTTCGGATGATGATGAGCCAATTTTCTTCGATACAGATGAAGGCTTCAGTGACAAGTCTGGATCTGATTCCTGTGCCACTTTGACAAGGGTGAGAAGCAAGAATGGCATTGGTGAGATAATACACTCCAAAGAAAAAGATTGTTGTCAGGATGTAGTTTCTTATCCTGAAAGGCGAAAGAAGCTACCAGAACCCATTGAGGAGGAGAAAAGTGTGGGCCTTTGGTCTTTGATTAAAGACAATGTTGGTAAGGATCTTACACGTGTTTGTCTACCAGTTTACTTCAATGAACCATTGTCATCCCTTCAGAAGTGCTTTGAAGAGCTCGAGTATTCACACCTTTTGGATGAAGCCTATGAATATGGCCAAAAG GGGAACAGTCTGATGAGAGTTCTGAAGGTAGCATCATTTGCAGTTTCTGCATATGCTTCTTCTATTGGTCGAATTTGCAAACCTTTCAACCCTTTGTTAGGAGAAACATATGAAGCTGAGTTTCCTGAAAAGGGCATCCGTTTCATGTCAGAAAAG GTTAGCCATCATCCGATGCTCATCGCCTGCCACTGTGAAGGCAAAGGTTGGAAATTTTGGGGGGATAGCAACCTTACCTCAAAgttctgggggcaatccatccAGCTTGATCCCGTCGGCATTTTGACCCTAGAATTTGATGATGGTGAGATATTCCAGTGGAGTAAG GTCACAAGCACCATCTACAATCTCATATTTGGCAAACTTTACTGTGAACACCATGGTATGATGAACATAAGAGGAAACAGAATGTTTTCGAGCCAACTCAGATTTAAGGAGAAGTCTCTTCTCGATCGTAATCCTCGGCAA GTGGTTGGCTTTGTTGAGGACGCAAACAAGACCAAAGTAGCATCCTTGACAGGAAAATGGGATGATAGAATGTATTACTGTAAAGGAACTGATGTTTCGAACAAGGCGGCTATTCCTACTGAAGATGCCTATTTGCTATGGAAAAGGAGCGACCCTCCTGCTAATCCAACACGATACAACTTAACATCATTTGCAATTACACTGAATGAGTTAACTTCTGGGCTACAG GAGAAACTCCCACCTACAGATTCGAGACTTCGACCAGACCAGAGGCATCTGGAAAATGGTGAGTATGAGAAAGCAAATGCGGAGAAGTTACGGCTTGAACAAAGGCAGCGAATG GCAAGGAAAATGCAAGAGACGGGCTGGAAGCCAAGATGGTTCCGAAGAGAAGGCGAAGACGGTACATACCGCTACGTCGGCGGTTATTGGGAAGCAAGAGAGCAGAAAAAGTGGCATGAATGCCCAAACATATTTGGTGAATTTTAA